The Rahnella aquatilis CIP 78.65 = ATCC 33071 genomic sequence TTAAAAGAGGCTGTGCATTAAAATTCGTCATGGGCGAGATCCCCGGTGCCCAGTAACGCTTTGTCCAGTTGCCGCCGTGATAATGCTTCGGTCACACCGGCAATGGCGGTTTCGACGTCCTTATTAAAATTGCGACGGTTGGGAAACAGCAAAGTCTGATACAGGGTGTCCTGACCTATTTTTATGGTGATCCAACTGCCCCAGCGGGCGCTGGGTCTTTCTGAAATAGTGAGGGTTTCCGGGTAGTTCTGTTCCCATTTGCCGGTAAAACCACGGTAAAAATCGTGGCCAACCGATGTCACGGTTCTGTCGGTGATAAGCCCCGGGTCTTTTATATCCGCAGCCTGAACATGCAGGCAGGTGGCGCACAGCAGCGCCAGCCAGAGCCAGAAGCCCTTTATGCAAATAGTCATGATATCAGCGCTTGAGGTTGTCATTAGCCCAGGACGCCGCCTGAGTGCGGTTTTTAACTGAGATTTTTCTAAATAAATTATAGAGATGCGTCTTGACGGTGTTCTCGCTGATAAACAGCAAACGTGCGATTTCCGTGTTCGAAGCGCCCACACGTAACTTATTAAGGATCTCTTTTTCGCGATGAGTCAGGCCGGTATCCTCTGAGTGAAGATGACGGAAAGCACCGGACTGATTGATCAGGTAACTGGCGAAGCCCTGAGAGAAGTAGCATTCTCCGCGGATCACGCTTCTGATCCCTTCGACCAGATGTTCTTCATCGGTGGAAAGATAAAATACGGCGCTGATCCCCGGCCAGGTTTCAATTTCCCGAAAATGATAATTATCAGGTGTGTTTAATAATAATAACTTCACGTTGTTGTGATAACGGTTAACGGCTGTTTGCCATAGCTCAATTGTCCGGCGATCGGCTTCCATCATATCGAAGAGAATTAATGCCTGCTGAAGCGTCTGATCCTCAAGTGATTTATGGATATTATGAAGCCGGGTATTAACACAAAGTTGCTGTCTTAATTGCTGCAATAAAGCACTGGCTTGTAATGATGGTTTGGTCACTAATAAAAGAATATTATTATTGATTGCTGCTTCATTACTCATAATGAAACCCTGCCCTGATTTTTATAGCCACAGTCTGCCATTGCCTGATCACTGAAAAGGCAGGAAATAGACTGAGATTTTATTTTGCTAAATCTATAGCTGTATGTTTGCTGTGTATATCTGAAAATGGCAAATATTCACAACCTGAGGCACATAATATTTTTAGGTGGTTTTATGTGCGGTACTGACTCAATTTAGCTTTTGGTTTACCTTACGCAAGGCTTATTTATGTTTCAAAATGTAAATAAAAATGTATAAAGTTTTTCTTATGTATGGAGGGAAATTACATTCCGCCATGTTAAAGAAGACTTAAGTAATTATTTTACACAATCTTAACGTTTGGCCTTGTTAAGGCTGCATATTTGTCCGATAACAGTCCGCATTAATTATGCTTAAACACCAGTTGGCTGCATGCTTCGCCATTAATAACGTAAACTGACGCCTGTTTTTGTATTGATTTCACTTAGGTGAGCACATCTGCAAGCTTCTTTGTAGCCTGTTAAACCCTGCTGCAAAGCTGCGTGAAGACACTTTTAAGCGGCTTTTAAGGGTGGAAATGTGCGGGAGATCTCTTTTACACCTGTGTTTAATTTCAGAGAGAATTAAGAATAGTTGCATTTGTGTGATTATTTAAACCGGTTTCCATTTTAACTTTAGGATTAATGCCATAGGGTTGATTAGCCGTGCTGACCTTTTACCAGGACGTTCTGGTCAGTACGCATGATAAATGCCGCCTCATACTTTCTGATGAAGCCTGAAATTAAAATACGACGAGCGGGTGAGTTCCTTATTTCTGGCAAACACCATAATCAATCCGTCAGCAGCAATTAACCGGTTCGCAAAGTGTGGGCCGGTATATACAGGGTGACGAAATGAAAAAGACTTTATTGACCCTGGCGTTACTTTCAGCCTCCTGGGGCGTTCATGCACAGCAGTTTGATATGGCTTTTTCGGAAATGAATTCTGAGGGTCCGGATCAGGTCTTTGCTGGTGCAAGGAATTCATCGGGGAATGCATCCATGATTTATCAGAACGGTAATAGCAATCTGGCCGCCACAAATCAGACGGGTTATGGAAATGCCGGCGTTATCCGTCAGGCCGGATCAGAGAATACTGCACTGTTAAATCAGCGGGGTAATGGAAATAACGCGGATATATCCCAAAGCGGCAGCGATAATTTCGCCTACGTATCGCAAACCGGCGGCGGAGATGCATCCATTACGCAACAGAATTTTGGCAATACCGCCTACATCCTGCAAAAAGGCCGGGGTGTGACGGAAATTCGCCAGAATGGTACGAACCAGAGCAGCGGCGTCGTACAAAACTCGTCAGGAATGGCGATTAGAGTGACACAGCATTAACACACCAAACATCCGATATTAAACCAATGGGGTAGCATCATGAAACTTTGGAAAATTGTGGCAGTCTCCGCTTTAGTCGTCAGTGGCAGTGCATTTGCAACCAGTCCTGGTCATGGCGGGGGTGGCTCTGACCACGGTCATAATCCACCGACATCAACGGTACCGACATTCACGGCGACTCAGTGGAATTCTGAAATTCAGATTTACCAGCAGGGCACGGCTAACCTGGCGAATGCCACTCAGTCTGGTGCACAAAAATCGCTGACAGCGATTAGTCAGGATGGCTACAGAAACAGTGCCGGGACCAATCAGACCGGTGATGGCAGCCTGATCAGTGTGGTACAAAAAGGCGACTACAACGGGGCTAACGTTTCGCAGAGCGCTAACGGCAGTAAAGTGCTCGTGTCCCAGAACGGTTCAGGTAACTATGCCCAGGCTTCACAAGGTGCCAATGGCTCTCTGACCAGCATCACTCAGGTCGGTACTGCGAACCTGGCCTACGCGTCACAAAACTGATTAGTGCGCCCTACCCTGCGAAGGGGAGGCGTAAAGCAGAAACAGGGCACTGGCCCTGTTTTTTTTCGACCGGATACGCAGGATAAACGTTATGCATTTGCTCCTGATCGCCGCCGTGATGTCCAACCAGCTTTGGTTCGATACACACCACGATGCGCAGAATTATGTTATTACCCCGATGGTCAGTCTCACCAAAGCCTGTTCCTGTCAGGTGGCGGTTTCGGTTTCGCAGGAAAGCACTGCGGGCACCAGCACCAGCCGCCAGAGCCACAATGTGAATTTTTCCGCCCATCAGCCACAGCCTCTGGGACAGATGCGTTTTGTTCTCCAGCCCGGCGGAAAAACACAAATTATGATAACCGTGACGGACGGCGACAAACTGCGTCTGGAAAAGCAGTTTACCTTGCCGGATGACGCCTGACGTCGGGCGGATCACACCGCCAGATTGTCATAGCCCTTGCGGCGATAATTGAGGGCAGAGATGCCCCAGAACACCACGAAAATCGCCACGGCCGCATAGCCGACGCTGCCCATATTTTCATTCAGGCGACCGACCACTGCCCATATTCCGCCGTGTAAATCCAGCTTATCAGCCATCAGCCCGAGCGCTTCCAGGCCGCCGATAAACAGGGCAATCACCACGCTGGTGGCCGTAATCGTCATGTTGTAATAGAGCTTGCGCACCGGTTTATCGAACGCCCAGCCGTAGGCGCCGACCATGACAAAGTTATCCAGCGAATCGACCAGTGCCATGCCGCTGGCGAACAACAGCGGAAATACCAGAATGCTCCATACGGACATGCCGGAAGAGGCCCCCGCTGCAGAAATACCTAGCAGGCCAATTTCAGTGGCAGTATCAAAACCCAGTCCGAATAAAAATCCCACCAGATACATCTGCCAGCTTTTATTCACCAGATTAAACGCAAAGCTGAATAACCGGCTCATTATTCCTCCCTGCATCGCCTGGGTTTCTCCGGCATCGGCAAAGTTTTTACCCTGTTTGATCTTCTGAAAACGGCGGTAAACGTCGCGCAGGATCAGCGCATTCAACAGCGCCATCATCAGTAAAAACAGGGCGGAAACCAGCGTGCCGAGGGTGCTGCCATAATCGTGCAGCCAGCCAATTTTGTTGCCAAACACCAGTGAGGTGGCAGCGATCGCTACGCAGGCCAGCATCACAATGCTGGAGTGTCCGAGAGAGAAAAATGCACCGACCGCCACCGGACGCTGCCCCTGTTGCATCAGCTTGCGGGTGACGTTATCAATAGCCGCAATATGATCGGCATCGACGGCATGACGCAGCCCGTAACCGTAAGCCAGCAGGGCCGCGGCCACCAGCGCCGCGTTGTGGCGAAACACCACCAATGCCCAGCCCCAGGCCAGTAAATTGACCGCCAGCAGCCCGGTCAGCAGCCAGAAAGCACGACGGTGCGTGTGGAAAAAATCACGGTTAATCATGGGGATCCTTGTTGTTAAAACCAGAAGAAAATTGCAGACGGGCGCAGGCGACAACGGCCTGGCCCAGTGCCAGCCCGCCGTCTCCGGCAGGCACGTTTTGCGGCATCAGCACGTGAAGGGGCGCTAAATAGCAATGTAAAAGCTGGCGCAGCAGGCGGTTATGCAGCACACCGCCACCCAGTGCCACCGTGCGGGTGCCGGTTCTCACCGCGTGATAGCAGGCGAGGGCGGCAAAGCCTTGCGCCAGCGCGTCGTGAAAAGCAAAAGCCCGCGCGGCAGGCGTGGCATTCCAGTCGAGCCATTGTTGCCAGAATGTCGCTAAATCCAGAAAAGTGCCCGACGTCGTATGCCGCAGCGGCATCGTGACCGGATGCGAAGTGCCAGCTCCCCGTTGCGCCAGCGCTTCCAGACGGCCTGCCGCTTCGCCTTCCCAGCTCAGTTGCGCAGGCGTACAGCCGAGTGCAGCGGCGACGGCATCAAACAAGCGCCCGCAGGACGAGGCCAGCGGCGCATTGATCCCGGCGGTGATGGCTCTGGAGAGCGGCAGCCACGGATATTCCCGCAACGCCTGCGCCTCCGGGCGCGTCTGCCAGTCCGGCACAAACGCCTGCCATTGCGCCAGCAAATTCCGCCACGGTTCCCGTGCTGCGCGGTCGCCACCCGGCAGCGCAACGGCAGGCAATCCGCCTAAATGTTTGCAGTGCAGATAATCCACCTGCAAACACTCGCCGCCCCACAAGGCACCGGTTTTATCGTCAGCAACGCCATAACCCAGCCCGTCAAGCGCCAGCCCGATGACCTTGCTGCCATCCAGCGGCCAGTGATGTTCCGCCAGACACGCGGCGATATGGGCGTGATGATGAAGAACGTCAATTATGCGTATACCGTGGCTTTCCGCCTGCACATGGCTGACATACGCCGGATGCGCATCACGGGCCACCGTCAGCGGCGTGCAATCATAAAGGTGCTGAAAATGTTCAATCGCCTGCTGCTGTTGTCCGGCAATATCGCAGCGGGTGAGTGAGCCGAAATGCGCACTGAGAATGGCCTGATCGCCGCGCACTAGACAGAAGGTATTTTTGAGGTCACCGCCCAGCGCCAGCAGCGGCGGCTGAACATCGAATCCGTCAGGCAGCGTAAAAGCATCTGGCACATAACCGCGCGCACGGCGCAGCATTTCAGTGCCATGTGCCGTCACCCGCAGCAGCGAATCATCGGCGCGCTGGACGATATCGCGGTTATGCAGCAACCATATGTCTGCAATGCCATCGAGTTGTAACAGTGCAGCTTCATTGGTGAGGGCGGGCGCACAGCCGCTCGCATTTCCGGAGGTCATCACCAGCGGTGTCTCAACCGCCTGCATCAGCAAATGATGCAGCGGGGTAAACGGCAGCATCAGCCCGACTTCGTCCAGTTCAGGCGCGATTGCCGCGCACAGCGGCGACATCGCACTTTTCGTCGCCAGTACGATGGGCGCGGCCGGTGATCCCAGCATTTCGCGCAGCGCAAATTGCGGGCTTTCGTCGCTGCATGCTGCCAGCCAGCTGATGTCCGGCAGCATCACCGCCAGCGGTTTTGACGGCCGCTGTTTACGTTCGCGCAGCCGCATCACCGCGTTTTGCTGCGTGGCATCGCAAGCCAGATGAAAGCCTCCCAACCCTTTAATGGCGACGATTTTCCCCGCGCGTAATGCCGCGACGGCGTATTCCAGCGCCGCTTCTCCTTGTGCCAGCATGTCGCCATTTTGCAACGTCGCGCTGACCAGCGGCCCGCAGTGCGGGCAGGCGACCGGCTGCGCGTGAAACCGCCGGTCGGCAGGGTTTTGGTATTCCTGCTGACAGTGCGGACACAACGTAAATTCCGCCATGCAGGTGGAAGGACGGTCATAAGGCATGGCGCGGATCAGCGTAAAACGCGGGCCGCAATGTGTGCAGTTGGTGAAGGCGTAGCCGAAACGACGATCGTCCGGGCGGGTAATGTCTTTCAGGCATTCGGGACAGGTCGCCGCGTCGGGCACCACCTGGGTATCCATCCGGCTGTGACGGCTGTCAGTGATAGTGAAATTTTGCGGAAGCGCCTGCCAGTCGAAAGGATCGAAACTGATGCTGTCGATGCGTGCCAGCGGCGGGCAGTCGCGCTGTAACTGTTCAATAAAAAGTTCAAGATTGACCGGCTGAAGCAGCCTGATTTCCACTCCCGCGCTGTCGTTGCATACTTCACCACGAAGCCGCAGACGGTCCGCCAGTTGCCAGACGAAAGGCCGGAAACCGACGCCCTGGACTTTGCCACTGATGCGGATGAGCAGACCGGAATCAGACATAAATACCTCTTAAATCTCAGGGGGTTGCTCCCTCCCCTGCGAAGGGGAGGGTTGGGGTGGGGTATTAATGACAACTTTGAATCCGAGGCTGCCTGTAAAACCCCCTCCCAGCCTCCCCCTTCGCAGGGGGAGGAGCTAAGAACCCACACCTTTTGCTGAGGAGCTTAAAACCTAAACCTCAACCACCGGGATCACATCTTCAACGGCGCTGCGCAGGCGCGCTTTCATGTCGCTGTAAGTCTGATGTGCGTAATTCTCTGCCCAGCGCTGATCGGCGATTTGTTCGACTTTCACCGCGCAGTATTTGGTTTCCGGTGTTTTGGAAATCGGATCGAGGTTGTCCTGCGTCAGTTCATTACAGGCACCAATCCACCACTGATAGGTCATGTACACCGCACCCAGATTGATACGTTCGTTGTAGTTGGCGCGGGAAATGACTTTGCCACGGCGCGATGCCACCCAGACCAGTTGCTGATCGCGAATGCCCAGCGCCTGTGCATCCACCGGATTCATCTGCACAAAGCCCGGTTCGTCAGCCAGCGTTTGCAGGGCGGCGCAGTTACCGGTCATCGAACGGCAGGAGTAGTGACCGACTTCGCGCACGGTGCACAGCACCAGCGGATAATCGCCGTCCGGCACTTCCGCCGGTGCGCGCCACGGGGCGGCGAACAACTGGCCTTTGCCGGTCGGGGTATCGAAATGATTGTCGGCGTACAGGTATTGTGTCCCCGGACTTTCCAGCGTGGTGCAGGGCCACTGCACGTGTCCCAGTTCGCCCATTTTTTCGTAGGTGGCGCCGTAGAACAGCGGGCAGAGGCTACGCATTTCGTCCCAGATTTCCTGGTTATCGTTGTAATGCATCGGATAACCCATCTCTGTTGCCAGCAGGCTGATAATGTCCCAGTCGCGTTTGACGTTGTATTTTGGCTCGATGGCTTTCTCGAAACGCTGGAAGCCGCGGTCTGCGCAGGAGAAGACGCCGCCGTGTTCGCCCCAGGACGTTGCCGGTAAAATCACGTCGGCCTGTTCCGCCGTTTTGGTCATGAAGATGTCCTGCACCACCACGAAGTCCAGTGCTTCGAAGCCTTTGCGCACCAGACCTAAATCGGCTTCGGTCTGTAACGGATCTTCGCCCATGATGTAATAAGCTTTCACTTTGCCCTCAAGGGCCAGATGCGGGATCTCGGTGATACGGTGACCGATTTCGGTGTCCATCTGATTCACGTCAATGCCCCAGGCATCAGCGAATTTTGCGCGAACTTTTGCATCAGTGACGGACTGATAACCCGGGAATTCATTGGGCAACACGCCCATATCACAGGCACCCTGCACGTTATTTTGCCCGCGAACCGGGCCGACACCGACGTTGGCGCGGCCAAGATTACCGGTCAGCAAGGCAAGCCCTGCCAGACCTTTCACCACGTCAACCGCCTGACCAAACTGGGTAACGCCCATGCCCCACATGATGGTGGCAGAAGGCGCAGCGGCGTAAGTGCGCATCGCCTGACGGATTTGCTGGGCGGACACACCGGTCTGTTCCGCCACGGCTTCCGGTGAGTAATCCGCGACATTTTTGCGGTATTCCTCAAAGCCTTCGGTGTATTTCGCCACATAGTCATGGTCATACAGATCTTCTTCGATCAGCACATGGGCAAAGGCATTGACCAGCGCCATGTTGCAGCCGTTTTTGATTTGCAGATGTTGATCGGCAATGCGTGCGGTTTCGATGCGGCGCGGGTCGCAGACAATGATCTGCGCGCCTTTTTCTTTCGCCTTGATCACGCGGCGCGCGACGATCGGATGAGAATCCGCGCAGTTATAGCCGAACACCAGCAGACATTTTGAGTTTTCGATATCGCCGATGGAATTACTCATCGCGCCGTTACCGAGCGTGGCCTGCAAACCGGCAACCGACGGGCCATGACACACACGGGCGCAGCAGTCGACGTTGTTGGTGCCGATCACTGCACGGGCAAATTTCTGCATCACATAGTTGGTTTCATTGCCGGTCCCGCGGGAAGAACCGGTGGTCATAATGGAACGCGGGCCGTGTTTTTGTTTGATGTCTTTCAGGCGCTGTGCGGTGTAACGGATGGCTTCATCCCAGCTGACGGCTTCGAATTTCCCGCCTTTCTGGCGGCGGATGAGCGGCTGTGTCAGGCGCGGGGTCAGCAGTTTGGTGTCATTGAGAAAATCCCAGCCGTAATAGCCTTTCAGGCACAGTTCACCCTGATTGGTGACGCCGTTCGCCGCTTCCGCACGGATGATTTTTCCGTTATCGACAACCAGATTCAATTTACATCCGGCACCGCAATACGGGCAGACAGTAGTGACTTTTTTCATGGTATGGCTTCCTTAATCCGGGTTAAAACAGCAGCGGGGAGGTGCTGTCGAGCGCAGCGCGGCGGCGTTTTTCTGCGTTCATTTCCTGTAAGTGGTTACGGTCGATGGCGAAAAGTGCCTTGGTCGGGCAGATTTCCATACAGGCCGGGCCTTCAGCGCGGGTGTGGCACAGATCGCATTTGTGCGCTTCGGCTTTATCCGAGGTGGTGACCATCGCCGCGCCGTTCTGACGGAAAACCGGTTTGGTGACCACTTCCATGGCGCCGTACGGACAGGCGACAACGCAGGTTTTACAGCCGATGCAGCGTTCCTGCATCACCTGCACATGGTCTCCGGTGCGAAGAATGGCCCCGTTCGGGCAGACATTGGCGCAGGGCGCATCTTCACACTGGCGGCACATCACCGGTGTGCTGAGATTGACGCCTTTGATCACATGCAGACGTGGCGCGAAAGTGGCGGCGTTAAGCAGCGAGATATCCTGCGAATCGCTGTGCGCCATCACACAGGCAATTTCACAGGTACGGCAGCCGATGCATTTTTTAGGGTCGGCGATGATAAACCGGTTCATCTGAATCTCCTGATTCCGGATTTTCTTATGGAGCCGGATAACACCGGCTTGACGACATTGCTGTACGGGTAATACATAAAGCGTGCCAGTTTCTTAATTTTAATATTTTCCATAAAATTCAATATTTTATTTTTAAATCGTGTAACGGTGACGAAATGTCGGGCTGATGTCATGTCTGTTTCGTCACCGCATCGACAGTTATGTCGACAGCCGCTGTCAGAGGCTTTCGGGCCGGAAAGGCGCGATCCCCAGCCCCTGATCCAGCGCAGGCAATAGCTGATACAGTCGGTTCACGGCCTGTTCCACAGCGGTGCTCATCGGGTAATAAAAGGCCACCACGTCCGGCTGAATGCCGACAAAGGTGATGTGCGGGATGTCTTCACGCAACTGCTGAATCAGGAAGGTCAGCGGCAGATTGTGGGTGGTCATCATGAACATCCCGGCGATGTCATCTTCATCGATAATGCGCATTTCACCGGCCGCCAGCCCCATGTCGGTGGCATCAACAATCACCAGATGCGCAGGCCGCAGTTCGCGTAAATAACCGATGTCGTTTTCAGGTGCCGCGCCGCCGTCAACCACTGTCCAGCCGGACAGCGGTTTTTCAGCGCACAGTTCGGCCAGACGCGGACCGGCACCGTCATCGCCCATCATGCTGTTGCCCACGCACAGCAGTGCGTAGCGTGGGAGGTTTTCAGGGGAATCAGGCATCGTATCTCCTGACCATCAGGTACATGGCGGGGTCGTGTTCAATTTGTGTGAGCAGGGCGATAAGCTGGTCGCTCCAGCCCTGTTGTTCATCACTCATGTCCGGGCGGGCATCGCGCAGTGCCAGCGCCAGCAGGTGGGTGTGGCTGCTGTCGATATTGATCTCCCCGAAACGCTGCACACCGGCCAGTTTGCGGTGTGCTTCGCTGTTTTCGGGCAGGCAGTCAATCCAGTGCAGATACCCGTCGAGCGGGCATTCGAGACGGGATTGCAGGCAGTCGATCACCCCGAGGTGGTGGCCGATCGCCAGGCTGTAATACACCACTTCCTGCACTTTTTGCGAACTGCGTTTTTGCGCGCTTTTTTCATCGACAAACTTGCTGCTCAGCGAATAGAAAATCACTTTGTTTTTGTCCGGCTGATGACCGGCGTAGGGTTGATGTCGCGCGTAGCGCTGGTCGTTGACGGAGGTCACCACAGGCGTACCTCGCCACGCAGAACCTGCTGATAAATGTGCTGCAGGTTGCCGACAATTTCGCTGAGCCGCAGATCGCCTTGTTCCTCAAGATAGGCAGACACCCGCTGTTCCACCGGCTGTAAGCCGGGCGCGGCCACGATATCCATAAATTTATCAGCAATCTGGCGACCATAACGGTAACCGGCCATCCGGCGCGCTTCGCGGTCGAGCAATACGCGCAGCGGCTGCGGTAAATCCGGGTGCAGCAGCGCCGCCGGTCCGGTGGCTGCCTCATCGTGTTGCTGGCCTTTGATCTTCTGATCCAGCAAACCCAGCGCCATCGCAAAACCATAAATGGTGGCAGCCGGTGTCGGCGGGCAGCCCGGAATATACACATCCACCGGCACGATTTTGTCGGTGCCGCCCCACACGCAATACAGATCGTGGAAAATGCCGCCGCTGTTGCCGCAGGCACCGTAGGAAATGCAGATTTTCGGATCCGGTGCGCTGTCCCAGGCGCGAAGGGCCGGTATACGCATGGCGCGGGTCACGGCACCGGTAAATAGCAAGATGTCAGCGTGGCGCGGTGACGGCACGACTTTAATCCCGAAGCGTTCGGCATCGAACAGCGGAGAAATGGCAGCGAAAATCTCAATTTCACAGCCGTTACAGCCGCCGCAGTCCACGCGGTAAACATAAGCTGAGCGGCGGATGCTGTTAAGCAGTGTGGATTTCAGACTGGCGATACTTTCATCCAGCGTGACGGGTACCGGCAGGCCATTGTCGTCACGCGGAGCAATCAGGTTATGACTCATGAATGAGCCTCCGTGGTCATGTGCCGGCCAATATCAATACGGTCGGAGGAAGAAAGGCTGTGCAGTTTTTTGCATTCGGGGCAGGTTTCATACTGTTCGCGGCGATCGCTAATTTGCCGGTCGCTCAGTGCGGCACTTTCCTGCAACAGGCTGAGTGCGAAGTCGATCTCTTTTTGTACCGCGTAAGGTTTGCCACAGGCACGGCAGTGGCAGATCGGGAAATCTGCAGTTTCAAACAAATCTTCTTTACGCCACACCGCCAGTTCGAATTCCTGCGACAGTTTAATGGCCGCCGTCGGGCAAACTTCCTCGCAGCGGGCGCAGAAAATGCAGCGGCCCAGAAACAGCGACCAGCGGATCGTTTCGCCGTCTTCTGCCGTGGTCATGGTCAGCGCATTAGACGGACAGGCGTTGGCACATGCGCCGCAGGCAATACACTGCTGTGCGGTGTATTGCGGTTTGCCGCGAAAATTGGGTGCCAGATCCAGCGGCTTAAACGGATAAGCCACGGTTGCAGTGCCGGTTTTAAGCACTTTTTTAATCAGTTTCAGCATGATGAGCAGTTCCTCAAAGCGGCGAATTTTTGCGTTCGATGCCGTAACGTTCGATCTCTTTGTAAGGCACGACGATGGATGTTTTCTTACGCACATCGACAACCGTCATGCGGTCGGTGCAGGAATAACAAGGATCGAGACTGCCGATGATCAGTGGCGCATCGGACACCGTATTGCCGCGCAACATGTAGCGCAGCGTCGGCCAGTTGGCATACGTCGCCGCACGGCAACGCCAGCGGAACAGCTTCTGGTTGTCGCCGGTCATGCTCCAGTGAATGTCGTCTCCGCGTGGCGCTTCGGCAAAGCCGAGGGCAAAACGGTGCGGGAGATAATTGAAACCTTCTACCGCCAGCGGGCCACCCGGCAGGCTTTGCAGGCCGAACTCGATCATATTCAGGGCGTTAAACACTTCGTGGATGCGTACTTTCAGGCGGGAATAAACGTCGTTACCGGTTTCGCTGCACAGCTCAAACGGCAGTCTGGCGTAACCGGCATAAGGATGATCCTGACGCATATCGCGGCGGTGGCCGCTGCCACGCACCATCGGACCAACGTTACTGAAATCCCGCGCCACCTGCGGATCCAGAATGCCGACGCCGACGCTGCGTTGTTCGGTATTGGGTGTGCTGAGCAGGATATCGACCAGTTCATTGAGATCACGGCGCATGCTGCCTGCCAGCGCAATGGTGGCGATCATGTCGTCTTTGAGGATGTCGCGGCGGATGCCGCCGATCAGGTTCATGCCGTAGGTTTTACGCGCACCGGTCAGGATTTCTGCCATCTTCATCGACTGTTCACGGACGCGGAAAAATTGCATGAAACCGGAATCAAAACCGACAAAGTGACAGGCCAGTCCGAGGTTCAGCAGATGGCTGTGCAGACGTTCGACTTCCAGCAGAATGGAGCGGA encodes the following:
- the csgE gene encoding curli production assembly/transport protein CsgE: MTTSSADIMTICIKGFWLWLALLCATCLHVQAADIKDPGLITDRTVTSVGHDFYRGFTGKWEQNYPETLTISERPSARWGSWITIKIGQDTLYQTLLFPNRRNFNKDVETAIAGVTEALSRRQLDKALLGTGDLAHDEF
- the csgC gene encoding curli assembly chaperone CsgC, translated to MHLLLIAAVMSNQLWFDTHHDAQNYVITPMVSLTKACSCQVAVSVSQESTAGTSTSRQSHNVNFSAHQPQPLGQMRFVLQPGGKTQIMITVTDGDKLRLEKQFTLPDDA
- the csgD gene encoding biofilm master transcriptional regulator CsgD, yielding MSNEAAINNNILLLVTKPSLQASALLQQLRQQLCVNTRLHNIHKSLEDQTLQQALILFDMMEADRRTIELWQTAVNRYHNNVKLLLLNTPDNYHFREIETWPGISAVFYLSTDEEHLVEGIRSVIRGECYFSQGFASYLINQSGAFRHLHSEDTGLTHREKEILNKLRVGASNTEIARLLFISENTVKTHLYNLFRKISVKNRTQAASWANDNLKR
- the csgA gene encoding curli major subunit CsgA is translated as MKLWKIVAVSALVVSGSAFATSPGHGGGGSDHGHNPPTSTVPTFTATQWNSEIQIYQQGTANLANATQSGAQKSLTAISQDGYRNSAGTNQTGDGSLISVVQKGDYNGANVSQSANGSKVLVSQNGSGNYAQASQGANGSLTSITQVGTANLAYASQN
- a CDS encoding HoxN/HupN/NixA family nickel/cobalt transporter, coding for MINRDFFHTHRRAFWLLTGLLAVNLLAWGWALVVFRHNAALVAAALLAYGYGLRHAVDADHIAAIDNVTRKLMQQGQRPVAVGAFFSLGHSSIVMLACVAIAATSLVFGNKIGWLHDYGSTLGTLVSALFLLMMALLNALILRDVYRRFQKIKQGKNFADAGETQAMQGGIMSRLFSFAFNLVNKSWQMYLVGFLFGLGFDTATEIGLLGISAAGASSGMSVWSILVFPLLFASGMALVDSLDNFVMVGAYGWAFDKPVRKLYYNMTITATSVVIALFIGGLEALGLMADKLDLHGGIWAVVGRLNENMGSVGYAAVAIFVVFWGISALNYRRKGYDNLAV
- the hypF gene encoding carbamoyltransferase HypF, which gives rise to MSDSGLLIRISGKVQGVGFRPFVWQLADRLRLRGEVCNDSAGVEIRLLQPVNLELFIEQLQRDCPPLARIDSISFDPFDWQALPQNFTITDSRHSRMDTQVVPDAATCPECLKDITRPDDRRFGYAFTNCTHCGPRFTLIRAMPYDRPSTCMAEFTLCPHCQQEYQNPADRRFHAQPVACPHCGPLVSATLQNGDMLAQGEAALEYAVAALRAGKIVAIKGLGGFHLACDATQQNAVMRLRERKQRPSKPLAVMLPDISWLAACSDESPQFALREMLGSPAAPIVLATKSAMSPLCAAIAPELDEVGLMLPFTPLHHLLMQAVETPLVMTSGNASGCAPALTNEAALLQLDGIADIWLLHNRDIVQRADDSLLRVTAHGTEMLRRARGYVPDAFTLPDGFDVQPPLLALGGDLKNTFCLVRGDQAILSAHFGSLTRCDIAGQQQQAIEHFQHLYDCTPLTVARDAHPAYVSHVQAESHGIRIIDVLHHHAHIAACLAEHHWPLDGSKVIGLALDGLGYGVADDKTGALWGGECLQVDYLHCKHLGGLPAVALPGGDRAAREPWRNLLAQWQAFVPDWQTRPEAQALREYPWLPLSRAITAGINAPLASSCGRLFDAVAAALGCTPAQLSWEGEAAGRLEALAQRGAGTSHPVTMPLRHTTSGTFLDLATFWQQWLDWNATPAARAFAFHDALAQGFAALACYHAVRTGTRTVALGGGVLHNRLLRQLLHCYLAPLHVLMPQNVPAGDGGLALGQAVVACARLQFSSGFNNKDPHD
- a CDS encoding curlin, with protein sequence MKKTLLTLALLSASWGVHAQQFDMAFSEMNSEGPDQVFAGARNSSGNASMIYQNGNSNLAATNQTGYGNAGVIRQAGSENTALLNQRGNGNNADISQSGSDNFAYVSQTGGGDASITQQNFGNTAYILQKGRGVTEIRQNGTNQSSGVVQNSSGMAIRVTQH